The following coding sequences are from one Onychostoma macrolepis isolate SWU-2019 chromosome 24, ASM1243209v1, whole genome shotgun sequence window:
- the spag6 gene encoding sperm-associated antigen 6 isoform X3, producing the protein MSLLRPLLLDAVPTIQQTAALALGRLANYNDDLAEAVVKGDILPQLVYSLAEQNTQRFYKKAAAFVLRAVAKHSPELAQAVVDCGALDALVISLEEFDPGVKEAAAWAISYIARHNAQLSQAVVDAGVVPLLVLCIQEPEIALKRVAASALSDIAKHSPELAQTVVDTGAIAHLAQMILNPDAKLKRQVFSALSQIAKHSVDVAEMVVEAEIFPATLVCLKDPDEYVRKNVATLIREITKHTPELSQIIVNVGGVAAVIDYLGDSKGNVRLPGIMMLGYVATHSENLAMAVIVSKGVSQLAICLEEEQDHHTKAATAWAFGQIGRHTPEHAKAVAVANVFPKLLNLYLDTESSEDLQAKAKKALKSILQKCTYLPALEPLLYEAPSNILKHVICQFSKVLPHDSKARRLFVTSGGLKKVQEIKAEPGSAIQEYINAINNCYPEEIVRYYSPGYSETLLERIDNYQPV; encoded by the exons ATGTCCCTTTTGAGGCCTCTCCTTTTGGATGCAGTCCCAACTATTCAGCAGACAGCAGCTCTGGCTCTCGGAAGGCTTGCCAACTATAACGATGACCTGGCTGAGGCTGTAGTAAAGGGAGACATTCTTCCTCAGCTTGTGTACTCCCTGGCTGAGCAAAAC ACACAGCGTTTCTATAAGAAAGCTGCAGCATTCGTGCTTCGGGCTGTTGCTAAGCACTCCCCTGAACTGGCCCAGGCTGTGGTGGACTGTGGAGCACTGGACGCTCTTGTCATCTCCCTGGAGGAGTTTGACCCTGGGGTCAAAGAGGCTGCTGCATGGGCAATAAGCTACATTGCCAGACATAATGCAC AGCTGTCTCAGGCAGTGGTTGATGCTGGAGTTGTGCCTCTGCTCGTGTTATGCATCCAGGAACCTGAAATCGCCCTGAAGAGGGTTGCAGCTTCCGCTCTGAGCGACATAGCCAAACACTCCCCAGAGCTGGCTCAAACCGTGGTGGACACTGGGGCAATCGCCCACCTAGCACAGATGATCCTAAACCCAGATGCCAAATTGAAG AGGCAGGTTTTTTCAGCTCTCAGCCAAATCGCCAAGCACTCCGTAGACGTAGCCGAGATGGTGGTGGAGGCAGAGATATTCCCCGCCACACTGGTTTGCCTAAAGGACCCGGATGAATATGTTCGGAAGAATGTCGCCACTCTTATTCGGGAAATCACAAAACACACCCCCGAG CTGTCCCAGATAATAGTGAATGTGGGGGGCGTAGCAGCTGTGATTGACTACCTCGGGGACTCCAAAGGGAATGTACGCCTGCCGGGGATCATGATGCTGGGCTATGTGGCTACACACTCCGAGAACTTAGCCATGGCTGTGATTGTATCTAAA GGAGTGTCACAGTTGGCTATCTGTCTGGAGGAAGAGCAAGATCATCACACCAAAGCAGCAACAGCTTGGGCATTTGGCCAGATCGGCCGACACACACCCGAGCACGCAAAAGCTGTTGCTGTGGCCAATGTGTTCCCTAAACTCCTAAATCTCTATTTGGACACTGAAAGTTCTGAAGACCTGCAGGCCAAG gCCAAGAAGGCACTGAAGAGCATCCTTCAAAAGTGCACTTATCTACCAGCACTGGAGCCTCTTCTCTATGAAGCTCCCAGCAACATTCTTAAACATGTCATCTGCCAGTTCAGTAAG GTTCTTCCTCATGACAGTAAGGCACGTCGCTTGTTTGTTACCAGTGGCGGTCTGAAGAAAGTACAGGAGATCAAAGCAGAACCTGGTTCTGCAATTCAGGAATATATCAATGCAATCAACAACTGCTACCCTGAAGAGATTGTCAG GTATTATTCTCCTGGTTACTCTGAGACATTGCTGGAAAGAATTGACAACTATCAGCCAGTGTGA
- the spag6 gene encoding sperm-associated antigen 6 isoform X2 yields the protein MSQRQILQVFEQYQKARTQFVQTVADLAARPQNTETLQNAGVMSLLRPLLLDAVPTIQQTAALALGRLANYNDDLAEAVVKGDILPQLVYSLAEQNRFYKKAAAFVLRAVAKHSPELAQAVVDCGALDALVISLEEFDPGVKEAAAWAISYIARHNAQLSQAVVDAGVVPLLVLCIQEPEIALKRVAASALSDIAKHSPELAQTVVDTGAIAHLAQMILNPDAKLKRQVFSALSQIAKHSVDVAEMVVEAEIFPATLVCLKDPDEYVRKNVATLIREITKHTPELSQIIVNVGGVAAVIDYLGDSKGNVRLPGIMMLGYVATHSENLAMAVIVSKGVSQLAICLEEEQDHHTKAATAWAFGQIGRHTPEHAKAVAVANVFPKLLNLYLDTESSEDLQAKAKKALKSILQKCTYLPALEPLLYEAPSNILKHVICQFSKVLPHDSKARRLFVTSGGLKKVQEIKAEPGSAIQEYINAINNCYPEEIVRYYSPGYSETLLERIDNYQPV from the exons ATGAGCCAACGACAGATTTTGCAAG tGTTTGAGCAGTACCAGAAGGCAAGAACACAATTTGTGCAAACTGTAGCAGATCTTGCAGCAAGACCACAAAATACTGAAACACTTCAAAATGCTG GTGTAATGTCCCTTTTGAGGCCTCTCCTTTTGGATGCAGTCCCAACTATTCAGCAGACAGCAGCTCTGGCTCTCGGAAGGCTTGCCAACTATAACGATGACCTGGCTGAGGCTGTAGTAAAGGGAGACATTCTTCCTCAGCTTGTGTACTCCCTGGCTGAGCAAAAC CGTTTCTATAAGAAAGCTGCAGCATTCGTGCTTCGGGCTGTTGCTAAGCACTCCCCTGAACTGGCCCAGGCTGTGGTGGACTGTGGAGCACTGGACGCTCTTGTCATCTCCCTGGAGGAGTTTGACCCTGGGGTCAAAGAGGCTGCTGCATGGGCAATAAGCTACATTGCCAGACATAATGCAC AGCTGTCTCAGGCAGTGGTTGATGCTGGAGTTGTGCCTCTGCTCGTGTTATGCATCCAGGAACCTGAAATCGCCCTGAAGAGGGTTGCAGCTTCCGCTCTGAGCGACATAGCCAAACACTCCCCAGAGCTGGCTCAAACCGTGGTGGACACTGGGGCAATCGCCCACCTAGCACAGATGATCCTAAACCCAGATGCCAAATTGAAG AGGCAGGTTTTTTCAGCTCTCAGCCAAATCGCCAAGCACTCCGTAGACGTAGCCGAGATGGTGGTGGAGGCAGAGATATTCCCCGCCACACTGGTTTGCCTAAAGGACCCGGATGAATATGTTCGGAAGAATGTCGCCACTCTTATTCGGGAAATCACAAAACACACCCCCGAG CTGTCCCAGATAATAGTGAATGTGGGGGGCGTAGCAGCTGTGATTGACTACCTCGGGGACTCCAAAGGGAATGTACGCCTGCCGGGGATCATGATGCTGGGCTATGTGGCTACACACTCCGAGAACTTAGCCATGGCTGTGATTGTATCTAAA GGAGTGTCACAGTTGGCTATCTGTCTGGAGGAAGAGCAAGATCATCACACCAAAGCAGCAACAGCTTGGGCATTTGGCCAGATCGGCCGACACACACCCGAGCACGCAAAAGCTGTTGCTGTGGCCAATGTGTTCCCTAAACTCCTAAATCTCTATTTGGACACTGAAAGTTCTGAAGACCTGCAGGCCAAG gCCAAGAAGGCACTGAAGAGCATCCTTCAAAAGTGCACTTATCTACCAGCACTGGAGCCTCTTCTCTATGAAGCTCCCAGCAACATTCTTAAACATGTCATCTGCCAGTTCAGTAAG GTTCTTCCTCATGACAGTAAGGCACGTCGCTTGTTTGTTACCAGTGGCGGTCTGAAGAAAGTACAGGAGATCAAAGCAGAACCTGGTTCTGCAATTCAGGAATATATCAATGCAATCAACAACTGCTACCCTGAAGAGATTGTCAG GTATTATTCTCCTGGTTACTCTGAGACATTGCTGGAAAGAATTGACAACTATCAGCCAGTGTGA
- the spag6 gene encoding sperm-associated antigen 6 isoform X1, whose amino-acid sequence MSQRQILQVFEQYQKARTQFVQTVADLAARPQNTETLQNAGVMSLLRPLLLDAVPTIQQTAALALGRLANYNDDLAEAVVKGDILPQLVYSLAEQNTQRFYKKAAAFVLRAVAKHSPELAQAVVDCGALDALVISLEEFDPGVKEAAAWAISYIARHNAQLSQAVVDAGVVPLLVLCIQEPEIALKRVAASALSDIAKHSPELAQTVVDTGAIAHLAQMILNPDAKLKRQVFSALSQIAKHSVDVAEMVVEAEIFPATLVCLKDPDEYVRKNVATLIREITKHTPELSQIIVNVGGVAAVIDYLGDSKGNVRLPGIMMLGYVATHSENLAMAVIVSKGVSQLAICLEEEQDHHTKAATAWAFGQIGRHTPEHAKAVAVANVFPKLLNLYLDTESSEDLQAKAKKALKSILQKCTYLPALEPLLYEAPSNILKHVICQFSKVLPHDSKARRLFVTSGGLKKVQEIKAEPGSAIQEYINAINNCYPEEIVRYYSPGYSETLLERIDNYQPV is encoded by the exons ATGAGCCAACGACAGATTTTGCAAG tGTTTGAGCAGTACCAGAAGGCAAGAACACAATTTGTGCAAACTGTAGCAGATCTTGCAGCAAGACCACAAAATACTGAAACACTTCAAAATGCTG GTGTAATGTCCCTTTTGAGGCCTCTCCTTTTGGATGCAGTCCCAACTATTCAGCAGACAGCAGCTCTGGCTCTCGGAAGGCTTGCCAACTATAACGATGACCTGGCTGAGGCTGTAGTAAAGGGAGACATTCTTCCTCAGCTTGTGTACTCCCTGGCTGAGCAAAAC ACACAGCGTTTCTATAAGAAAGCTGCAGCATTCGTGCTTCGGGCTGTTGCTAAGCACTCCCCTGAACTGGCCCAGGCTGTGGTGGACTGTGGAGCACTGGACGCTCTTGTCATCTCCCTGGAGGAGTTTGACCCTGGGGTCAAAGAGGCTGCTGCATGGGCAATAAGCTACATTGCCAGACATAATGCAC AGCTGTCTCAGGCAGTGGTTGATGCTGGAGTTGTGCCTCTGCTCGTGTTATGCATCCAGGAACCTGAAATCGCCCTGAAGAGGGTTGCAGCTTCCGCTCTGAGCGACATAGCCAAACACTCCCCAGAGCTGGCTCAAACCGTGGTGGACACTGGGGCAATCGCCCACCTAGCACAGATGATCCTAAACCCAGATGCCAAATTGAAG AGGCAGGTTTTTTCAGCTCTCAGCCAAATCGCCAAGCACTCCGTAGACGTAGCCGAGATGGTGGTGGAGGCAGAGATATTCCCCGCCACACTGGTTTGCCTAAAGGACCCGGATGAATATGTTCGGAAGAATGTCGCCACTCTTATTCGGGAAATCACAAAACACACCCCCGAG CTGTCCCAGATAATAGTGAATGTGGGGGGCGTAGCAGCTGTGATTGACTACCTCGGGGACTCCAAAGGGAATGTACGCCTGCCGGGGATCATGATGCTGGGCTATGTGGCTACACACTCCGAGAACTTAGCCATGGCTGTGATTGTATCTAAA GGAGTGTCACAGTTGGCTATCTGTCTGGAGGAAGAGCAAGATCATCACACCAAAGCAGCAACAGCTTGGGCATTTGGCCAGATCGGCCGACACACACCCGAGCACGCAAAAGCTGTTGCTGTGGCCAATGTGTTCCCTAAACTCCTAAATCTCTATTTGGACACTGAAAGTTCTGAAGACCTGCAGGCCAAG gCCAAGAAGGCACTGAAGAGCATCCTTCAAAAGTGCACTTATCTACCAGCACTGGAGCCTCTTCTCTATGAAGCTCCCAGCAACATTCTTAAACATGTCATCTGCCAGTTCAGTAAG GTTCTTCCTCATGACAGTAAGGCACGTCGCTTGTTTGTTACCAGTGGCGGTCTGAAGAAAGTACAGGAGATCAAAGCAGAACCTGGTTCTGCAATTCAGGAATATATCAATGCAATCAACAACTGCTACCCTGAAGAGATTGTCAG GTATTATTCTCCTGGTTACTCTGAGACATTGCTGGAAAGAATTGACAACTATCAGCCAGTGTGA
- the spag6 gene encoding sperm-associated antigen 6 isoform X4 — protein MSQRQILQVFEQYQKARTQFVQTVADLAARPQNTETLQNAGVMSLLRPLLLDAVPTIQQTAALALGRLANYNDDLAEAVVKGDILPQLVYSLAEQNTQRFYKKAAAFVLRAVAKHSPELAQAVVDCGALDALVISLEEFDPGVKEAAAWAISYIARHNAQLSQAVVDAGVVPLLVLCIQEPEIALKRVAASALSDIAKHSPELAQTVVDTGAIAHLAQMILNPDAKLKRQVFSALSQIAKHSVDVAEMVVEAEIFPATLVCLKDPDEYVRKNVATLIREITKHTPELSQIIVNVGGVAAVIDYLGDSKGNVRLPGIMMLGYVATHSENLAMAVIVSKGVSQLAICLEEEQDHHTKAATAWAFGQIGRHTPEHAKAVAVANVFPKLLNLYLDTESSEDLQAKVSLSPFLK, from the exons ATGAGCCAACGACAGATTTTGCAAG tGTTTGAGCAGTACCAGAAGGCAAGAACACAATTTGTGCAAACTGTAGCAGATCTTGCAGCAAGACCACAAAATACTGAAACACTTCAAAATGCTG GTGTAATGTCCCTTTTGAGGCCTCTCCTTTTGGATGCAGTCCCAACTATTCAGCAGACAGCAGCTCTGGCTCTCGGAAGGCTTGCCAACTATAACGATGACCTGGCTGAGGCTGTAGTAAAGGGAGACATTCTTCCTCAGCTTGTGTACTCCCTGGCTGAGCAAAAC ACACAGCGTTTCTATAAGAAAGCTGCAGCATTCGTGCTTCGGGCTGTTGCTAAGCACTCCCCTGAACTGGCCCAGGCTGTGGTGGACTGTGGAGCACTGGACGCTCTTGTCATCTCCCTGGAGGAGTTTGACCCTGGGGTCAAAGAGGCTGCTGCATGGGCAATAAGCTACATTGCCAGACATAATGCAC AGCTGTCTCAGGCAGTGGTTGATGCTGGAGTTGTGCCTCTGCTCGTGTTATGCATCCAGGAACCTGAAATCGCCCTGAAGAGGGTTGCAGCTTCCGCTCTGAGCGACATAGCCAAACACTCCCCAGAGCTGGCTCAAACCGTGGTGGACACTGGGGCAATCGCCCACCTAGCACAGATGATCCTAAACCCAGATGCCAAATTGAAG AGGCAGGTTTTTTCAGCTCTCAGCCAAATCGCCAAGCACTCCGTAGACGTAGCCGAGATGGTGGTGGAGGCAGAGATATTCCCCGCCACACTGGTTTGCCTAAAGGACCCGGATGAATATGTTCGGAAGAATGTCGCCACTCTTATTCGGGAAATCACAAAACACACCCCCGAG CTGTCCCAGATAATAGTGAATGTGGGGGGCGTAGCAGCTGTGATTGACTACCTCGGGGACTCCAAAGGGAATGTACGCCTGCCGGGGATCATGATGCTGGGCTATGTGGCTACACACTCCGAGAACTTAGCCATGGCTGTGATTGTATCTAAA GGAGTGTCACAGTTGGCTATCTGTCTGGAGGAAGAGCAAGATCATCACACCAAAGCAGCAACAGCTTGGGCATTTGGCCAGATCGGCCGACACACACCCGAGCACGCAAAAGCTGTTGCTGTGGCCAATGTGTTCCCTAAACTCCTAAATCTCTATTTGGACACTGAAAGTTCTGAAGACCTGCAGGCCAAGGTGAGCCTGAGCCCATTCTTAAAGTGA
- the LOC131533370 gene encoding polycomb complex protein BMI-1-A isoform X1 → MTMHRTTRIKITELNPHLMCVLCGGYFIDATTIIECLHSFCKMCIVRYLETSKYCPICDVQVHKTKPLLNIRSDKTLQDIVYKLVPGLFKNEMKRRRDFYAEHPSVDAANGSNEDRGEVADEDKRIITDDEIISLSIEFFDQRAQQQGSTDERQKEEVNNKRYLQCPAAMTVMHLRKFLRSKMDIPPTFQIEVMYEDEPLKDYYTLMDIAYIYTWRRNGPLPLKYRVRPSCKKMKITHPQDGVNNTNRSESDSASDKASSPAGVPSTSSPLPSPSTLVQPSQPHFTHISNPINGTTMTSPNRQFTFGNKVRKTALNGSSTSSG, encoded by the exons ATGACGATGCATCGTACAACAAGGATCAAGATTACGGAGCTCAATCCCCATTTGATGTGTGTCTTGTGTGGTGGATATTTCATAGATGCAACAACAATCATAGAATGCTTGCACTCAT TTTGTAAAATGTGCATTGTCCGGTACCTGGAAACCAGTAAATACTGTCCCATATGTGATGTACAGGTCCACAAAACGAAGCCACTTCTCAATATTCG GTCTGACAAAACTCTACAGGACATTGTATACAAGTTGGTTCCTGGTCTTTTCAAAA ATGAAATGAAGCGTAGGAGAGATTTTTATGCTGAACACCCATCTGTTGATG ctgcAAATGGATCAAATGAGGATCGAGGAGAAGTTGCTGATGAAGACAAGCGAATCATCACAGATGATGAAATTATCAGTCTGTCAATTGAGTTTTTTGATCAAAG GGCCCAACAGCAAGGCAGCACAGATGAGAGGCAAAAAGAAGAG gttaataataaaagatacttACAGTGCCCTGCTGCAATGACTGTGATGCATTTGAGGAAATTTCTGAGAAGCAAAATGGATATACCTCCTACTTTTCAG ATTGAAGTTATGTATGAGGATGAGCCTTTGAAGGATTACTACACATTAATGGACATTGCCTACATCTACACTTGGAGAAGA AATGGACCATTGCCTCTGAAATACCGCGTGCGGCCCAGCTGTAAAAAAATGAAGATAACCCATCCACAAGATGGCGTGAACAATACAAACCGCTCTGAAAGCGATTCAGCCAGCGATAAGGCCAGCAGTCCCGCTGGAGTTCCATCCACCTCCTCACCACTACCGAGTCCAAGCACACTGGTTCAGCCTTCACAACCTCATTTCACCCATATTTCCAATCCTATAAACGGCACAACGATGACGAGCCCAAATCGACAGTTCACCTTTGGCAACAAAGTGCGAAAGACGGCGCTGAACGGATCTTCCACATCGTCGGGATGA